The following are encoded together in the Humulus lupulus chromosome 5, drHumLupu1.1, whole genome shotgun sequence genome:
- the LOC133834596 gene encoding ubiquitin-conjugating enzyme E2 10, which produces MASKRILKELKDLQKDPPTSCSAGPVAEDMFHWQATIMGPPDSPYAGGVFLVTIHFPPDYPFKPPKVAFRTKVFHPNINSNGSICLDILKEQWSPALTISKVLLSICSLLTDPNPDDPLVPEIAHMYKTDRNKYETTARSWTQKYAMG; this is translated from the exons ATGGCGTCCAAAAGGATCTTGAAGGAACTCAAGGATTTGCAGAAGGATCCTCCCACTTCTTGTAGTGCCG GTCCAGTGGCTGAAGACATGTTTCACTGGCAAGCAACAATTATGGGTCCTCCAGACAGTCCATATGCCGGGGGTGTTTTTCTAGTTACCATCCATTTCCCTCCAGATTATCCCTTTAAGCCACCCAAG GTTGCATTCAGAACAAAGGTGTTCCATCCTAATATAAACAGCAACGGCAGCATTTGCCTTGACATTTTGAAGGAACAGTGGAGCCCTGCTTTAACCATTTCGAAG gTATTGCTTTCAATCTGCTCTCTGTTGACGGACCCAAACCCCGATGATCCGTTGGTGCCGGAGATTGCTCACATGTACAAGACAGACAGGAACAAGTACGAGACGACTGCAAGGAGCTGGACCCAGAAGTATGCCATGGGGTAA
- the LOC133834597 gene encoding ubiquitin-conjugating enzyme E2-17 kDa-like — MASKRILKELKDLQKDPPTSCSAGPVAEDMFHWQATIMGPPDSPYAGGVFLVTIHFPPDYPFKPPKVAFRTKVFHPNINSNGSICLDILKEQWSPALTISKVLLSICSLLTDPNPDDPLVPEIAHMYKTDRTKYETTARSWTQKYAMG; from the exons ATGGCTTCGAAGCGGATCTTGAAGGAACTGAAGGATTTGCAGAAGGATCCTCCTACTTCTTGCAGTGCAG GTCCTGTTGCAGAAGATATGTTTCACTGGCAGGCAACAATTATGGGACCTCCAGATAGTCCTTATGCTGGAGGTGTTTTCCTGGTTACTATCCATTTTCCTCCAGATTATCCCTTTAAGCCTCCTAAG GTGGCATTTAGAACAAAGGTATTCCACCCGAATATAAACAGCAATGGTAGCATTTGCCTTGACATCTTGAAGGAGCAGTGGAGTCCAGCTCTAACCATCTCGAAG GTGCTGCTTTCGATTTGCTCGCTGCTAACAGACCCGAATCCTGATGATCCACTGGTGCCGGAGATTGCTCACATGTACAAGACAGACAGGACCAAGTACGAGACAACTGCGAGGAGCTGGACCCAGAAGTATGCCATGGGCTAA